From Streptomyces sp. NBC_00775, one genomic window encodes:
- a CDS encoding restriction endonuclease, whose translation MIDEAALLESKALRGSVLERTEVLDKVKALSLLPDGMHVTTAMVAAYFGVTVEAVRQLVKRHREELEVNGLVVLRGADLRNFESDNMSLSLGSYPQARRSLTVYSRRAVLNIAMLLRDSDVARQVRTYLLDMEYLARTRPVDTQASGTSRTLDDRIDQRITHILGKTVVPMFNALIETSGEHRQELIALREDVQRVEQRLCNHDTRITDLERTRGPRQYTGIMASIDAMNWREFEHHIAVLLRRDGCTEVIVHGGPGDRGVDVTACTADGRTVVAQCKSFAPYRPVWSGELQKFLGASHVQHAADVALFVATTSFTPDARAIAESYGVTLVDRAHLEKWSAGVPLSVLQ comes from the coding sequence GTGATCGACGAAGCGGCTCTGTTGGAATCGAAAGCGCTGCGGGGAAGCGTGCTGGAACGCACGGAAGTACTCGACAAGGTCAAGGCACTGTCGCTGCTGCCGGACGGCATGCACGTGACTACGGCTATGGTCGCGGCGTACTTCGGCGTCACCGTCGAGGCCGTCCGACAGCTCGTAAAGCGCCACCGTGAAGAACTGGAGGTCAACGGACTGGTCGTACTGCGTGGCGCTGACCTGCGGAATTTCGAGAGTGACAACATGTCACTCTCGCTGGGGAGTTATCCACAGGCCCGCCGGAGTCTCACCGTCTACTCCCGACGAGCCGTGCTCAACATCGCCATGCTCCTCCGCGACAGCGACGTCGCCCGCCAGGTCCGCACCTACCTCCTCGACATGGAGTACCTGGCGCGCACTCGCCCAGTCGACACCCAGGCCTCCGGCACGAGCCGCACACTCGACGACCGCATCGACCAGCGCATCACCCACATCCTCGGCAAGACCGTCGTCCCCATGTTCAACGCCCTGATCGAAACCTCGGGCGAACACCGTCAGGAACTCATCGCCCTCCGCGAGGATGTCCAACGGGTCGAGCAGCGGCTGTGCAACCACGACACCCGCATCACCGATCTCGAACGCACCCGTGGTCCACGCCAGTACACCGGAATCATGGCCTCCATCGACGCCATGAACTGGCGGGAGTTCGAGCACCACATCGCCGTTCTGCTGCGCCGCGACGGCTGCACGGAGGTCATCGTGCACGGCGGTCCGGGTGACCGGGGAGTGGATGTCACGGCGTGCACCGCCGACGGTCGCACGGTCGTCGCGCAGTGCAAGAGCTTCGCGCCATACCGCCCCGTGTGGAGCGGCGAACTGCAGAAGTTCCTCGGCGCCTCACACGTCCAGCACGCGGCCGACGTGGCACTCTTCGTCGCAACGACATCCTTCACGCCCGACGCGCGTGCCATCGCGGAGAGCTACGGCGTCACCCTCGTGGACCGCGCCCACCTGGAGAAGTGGAGCGCGGGAGTTCCACTGTCCGTCCTCCAGTAG
- a CDS encoding class E sortase, which produces MAARTDHDERAESGSAADTGAEVPARRRRGSGRIAMAVSVFGELLITAGLVLGLFVVYSLWWTNVLADRVADKQGDKVRDNWAQDKRGPGALDTKDGIGFLHVPAMKNGEVLVKKGTSTKVLNDGVAGYYTDPVKAALPATGKDGNFTLAAHRDGHGAKFHNIDKLKKGDPIVFETKDKWYVYKVYDILPETSKYNVKVLQQVPKQSGKKKPGHYITLTTCTPVYTSRYRYVVWGELERVDKVDSDRTPPKELG; this is translated from the coding sequence GTGGCAGCGAGGACCGACCACGACGAGCGCGCCGAATCCGGATCCGCAGCCGACACCGGCGCTGAGGTGCCCGCACGTCGACGTCGCGGTTCCGGCCGCATCGCGATGGCGGTCAGCGTCTTCGGTGAGCTGCTCATCACCGCGGGTCTGGTGCTCGGCCTGTTCGTCGTCTACTCCCTGTGGTGGACGAACGTCCTCGCGGACCGCGTGGCGGACAAGCAGGGCGACAAGGTCCGCGACAACTGGGCGCAGGACAAGCGTGGTCCGGGTGCTCTGGACACGAAGGACGGCATCGGCTTCCTGCATGTCCCGGCGATGAAGAACGGCGAGGTCCTCGTCAAGAAGGGCACCTCGACGAAGGTCCTCAACGACGGCGTCGCCGGCTACTACACCGACCCGGTCAAGGCCGCGCTCCCGGCCACCGGCAAGGACGGCAACTTCACCCTCGCCGCCCACCGCGACGGCCACGGCGCCAAGTTCCACAACATCGACAAGCTGAAAAAGGGCGACCCGATCGTCTTCGAGACCAAGGACAAGTGGTACGTCTACAAGGTCTACGACATCCTCCCGGAGACCTCGAAGTACAACGTCAAGGTCCTCCAGCAGGTCCCCAAGCAGTCCGGCAAGAAGAAGCCGGGCCACTACATCACCCTGACGACCTGCACGCCGGTGTACACGTCCCGGTACCGATATGTGGTGTGGGGGGAGCTGGAGCGCGTGGACAAGGTGGACAGCGACCGGACTCCGCCGAAGGAACTGGGCTGA
- a CDS encoding rhomboid family intramembrane serine protease, giving the protein MDQAPGSPQGPRDQEPQNAQSLPTCYRHPDRETGIRCTRCERPICPECMVSASVGFQCPECVRGGSGTGHAPTATQPRTIAGGTVAADPRLVTKILIGLNLAVFLVQMSMGDRFTDRFDLIGRAYVPILGSIEGVAEGQWYRMLTAMFLHGSYIHILFNMLSLWWIGGPLEAALGRARYLTLYFVSGLAGSALSYLLAAPNQPSLGASGAIFGLFGATAVLMRRLNYDMRPVIALLVINLIFTFGWSNIAWQAHIGGLVAGVVVGYAMVHAPRERRALIQYGVCTLVLAVVLITTLVRTAQLT; this is encoded by the coding sequence ATGGACCAGGCGCCAGGCAGCCCGCAGGGCCCGCGGGACCAAGAACCGCAGAACGCGCAGAGCCTGCCCACCTGCTACCGCCACCCGGACCGCGAGACAGGCATCCGCTGCACCCGCTGCGAGCGCCCCATCTGCCCCGAGTGCATGGTCAGCGCCTCCGTCGGCTTCCAGTGCCCCGAATGCGTACGCGGCGGCTCCGGCACCGGCCACGCGCCGACGGCCACCCAGCCCCGCACCATCGCCGGCGGCACGGTCGCCGCGGACCCCCGGCTCGTCACCAAGATCCTGATCGGCCTCAACCTCGCCGTCTTCCTCGTCCAGATGTCGATGGGTGACCGCTTCACGGACCGCTTCGACCTCATCGGCCGCGCGTACGTCCCGATCCTCGGCTCGATCGAGGGCGTCGCCGAAGGCCAGTGGTACCGGATGCTGACGGCGATGTTCCTGCACGGCAGCTACATCCACATCCTGTTCAACATGCTCAGCCTGTGGTGGATCGGCGGCCCCCTCGAAGCGGCCCTCGGCCGCGCCCGCTACCTCACGCTCTACTTCGTCTCGGGCCTCGCGGGCAGCGCACTCAGCTACCTCCTCGCCGCCCCGAACCAGCCGTCGCTCGGCGCCTCCGGCGCCATCTTCGGCCTCTTCGGCGCGACCGCCGTCCTCATGCGCCGGCTCAACTACGACATGCGCCCGGTGATCGCCCTGCTGGTGATCAACCTGATCTTCACCTTCGGGTGGAGCAACATCGCCTGGCAGGCCCACATTGGCGGCCTCGTCGCCGGTGTCGTCGTCGGCTACGCCATGGTCCACGCGCCGCGCGAGCGCAGGGCGCTGATCCAGTACGGGGTGTGCACCCTGGTCCTGGCCGTCGTGCTGATCACCACGCTGGTGAGAACCGCTCAGCTCACGTGA
- a CDS encoding DUF881 domain-containing protein: protein MSNSADSPGTGSSPAGKRRFRPVRVLTAAVFALAGLIFFTSFNTAKGTNIRTDTSLLKLSDLIQERSHKNASLDDSNGTLRDDVDALAGREDGSSKAEDAKLAALEKNAGTQKLKGEAVTVTLNDAPPNATAKLPGYPEPQPDYLVIHQQDLQAVVNALWQGGAKGIKVMDQRLISTSAVRCVGNTLILQGRVYSPPYKITAVGDPQKLQKALAASPAIQNYMVYVNVYGLGWKVEEDGTVTLPGYSGTVDLHYAKPVE, encoded by the coding sequence TTGAGCAATTCTGCCGACTCCCCCGGGACGGGATCCAGTCCTGCCGGTAAACGCCGTTTCCGGCCCGTACGGGTACTCACCGCGGCCGTCTTCGCTCTCGCCGGCCTCATTTTCTTCACCAGCTTCAATACGGCCAAGGGCACCAATATCCGTACGGATACGTCCTTGCTGAAGCTCTCCGACCTGATCCAGGAGCGCAGCCACAAGAACGCGTCGCTGGATGATTCCAATGGCACCCTGCGTGACGACGTGGATGCGCTCGCCGGTCGTGAGGACGGCAGCAGCAAGGCGGAGGACGCCAAACTCGCCGCGCTGGAGAAGAACGCGGGCACCCAGAAACTCAAGGGCGAGGCCGTCACGGTCACGCTCAACGACGCCCCGCCGAACGCGACGGCCAAGCTGCCCGGCTATCCCGAGCCGCAGCCCGACTACCTGGTCATCCACCAGCAGGATCTGCAAGCGGTGGTGAACGCCCTGTGGCAGGGCGGTGCCAAGGGCATCAAGGTGATGGATCAGCGGCTGATCTCCACGAGCGCGGTGCGCTGCGTCGGCAACACCCTGATCCTCCAGGGGCGCGTCTACTCGCCCCCGTACAAGATCACGGCCGTCGGTGACCCGCAGAAGCTCCAGAAGGCGCTCGCGGCCTCTCCGGCGATCCAGAACTACATGGTGTACGTCAACGTCTACGGGCTCGGCTGGAAAGTCGAGGAGGACGGGACGGTGACTCTTCCCGGCTACTCGGGCACAGTGGATCTCCACTACGCGAAGCCGGTGGAGTAG
- a CDS encoding class E sortase: protein MTALRPERDSSPYGGEAAYGGADAFEGAGAGAFEGAGAFEAAVGGLADPLTDPLPVPGQRPAGQPEEWYDPEGYATDWYAGQEPAQQQRQQVQQPQQVQQPLRPSPPSYEETYAPPHEEPVAVPYQEPVAAPYEEPFVVPLPLDDETVALRIPDAPRIAENGPTAAPGGRAARRKAARRQGRRGGAQEPQESHGSQESAEKAAEGAEAPLSRMEARRAARARKPSAGVIASRVIGEVFITTGVLMLLFVTYQLWWSNVRAHQQAGSAAHHLQQDWASGKRSPGTFAPGQGFAILHIPKLDVVTPIAEGTSKTKVLDRGMVGHYGEGATKTAMPDAKTGNFGLAGHRNTHGEPFRYINRLKPGDKIVVETQDDYYVYEMTSILPVTQPSNTSVLDPIPKGSTFTKPGRYITLTTCTPEFTSKYRMIVWGKMVEDRPRSKGKPDALVS, encoded by the coding sequence GTGACCGCGCTGCGCCCCGAGCGCGACAGCTCCCCCTATGGCGGCGAGGCCGCGTACGGGGGCGCTGACGCGTTCGAGGGTGCGGGTGCGGGTGCGTTCGAGGGTGCGGGTGCTTTTGAGGCGGCGGTCGGGGGGCTCGCGGATCCGCTGACGGACCCTTTGCCGGTGCCGGGGCAGCGGCCGGCGGGGCAGCCGGAGGAGTGGTACGACCCGGAGGGGTACGCGACCGACTGGTACGCGGGGCAGGAGCCCGCGCAGCAGCAACGGCAGCAGGTCCAGCAACCGCAGCAGGTGCAGCAACCTCTGCGGCCGTCTCCGCCGTCGTACGAGGAGACGTACGCCCCGCCGCACGAGGAGCCGGTGGCCGTTCCGTACCAGGAGCCGGTCGCCGCTCCCTACGAGGAACCGTTCGTCGTGCCCTTGCCGTTGGACGACGAGACCGTGGCGCTGCGGATCCCGGACGCGCCACGAATAGCTGAGAACGGGCCCACAGCGGCGCCTGGCGGCCGTGCGGCGCGCCGGAAGGCGGCAAGGCGTCAGGGGCGGCGCGGGGGCGCTCAGGAGCCCCAGGAGTCCCACGGGTCCCAGGAGTCGGCGGAGAAGGCCGCTGAGGGCGCTGAGGCGCCTCTGAGCCGGATGGAGGCCCGGCGGGCGGCGCGGGCGCGCAAGCCCAGTGCGGGTGTCATCGCGAGCCGGGTGATCGGCGAGGTGTTCATCACCACCGGCGTACTGATGCTGCTGTTCGTGACCTACCAGTTGTGGTGGTCGAATGTGCGGGCGCATCAGCAGGCGGGCAGTGCCGCGCACCACCTTCAGCAGGACTGGGCGAGCGGCAAGCGGAGCCCCGGGACCTTCGCGCCGGGGCAGGGCTTCGCCATCCTGCACATCCCGAAGCTGGACGTGGTCACGCCGATCGCCGAGGGCACGAGCAAGACGAAGGTGCTCGACCGCGGGATGGTCGGCCATTACGGCGAGGGCGCCACCAAGACGGCGATGCCGGATGCCAAGACGGGCAACTTCGGGCTCGCGGGGCACCGCAACACGCACGGGGAGCCGTTCCGGTACATCAACCGGCTGAAGCCGGGCGACAAGATCGTGGTCGAGACGCAGGACGACTACTACGTCTACGAGATGACGTCGATCCTGCCGGTGACGCAGCCGAGCAATACGAGTGTGCTCGACCCGATACCCAAGGGTTCGACTTTCACCAAGCCGGGCCGCTACATCACACTGACCACCTGCACGCCGGAATTCACCAGCAAGTACCGGATGATCGTCTGGGGCAAGATGGTCGAGGACCGGCCGCGCAGCAAGGGCAAGCCGGACGCGCTCGTCAGCTGA
- a CDS encoding class E sortase: MRVVVRTISELCITVGALIVLFVVYVLFWTGVKADSAMDHQIDVLQKQWSKGASAQKTQAPSGAPATASPKVPAPYKYGKPFAVMYIPRLGFTWNKPVLEGTATSVLKKGLGHYRGTAQLGQTGNFSVAGHRRTYGDPFKDFPELRRGDAVVLTDGTTWFTYRIDKGPYKTLPSDIEVINPVPRKSGYTRPGRYLTLTTCDPEWGHSHRLIVWAHLDSTQPVEAGKPEALRR, from the coding sequence GTGCGAGTGGTCGTCAGGACGATCAGTGAGCTGTGCATCACGGTCGGTGCTCTGATCGTGCTCTTCGTGGTCTATGTGCTGTTCTGGACCGGTGTGAAGGCCGACAGTGCGATGGATCACCAGATCGATGTGCTCCAGAAGCAGTGGTCGAAGGGTGCGTCGGCCCAGAAGACGCAGGCGCCCTCGGGTGCCCCGGCCACCGCGAGTCCGAAGGTGCCCGCGCCGTACAAGTACGGCAAGCCGTTCGCGGTGATGTACATCCCGCGGCTTGGTTTCACGTGGAACAAGCCCGTGCTCGAAGGCACCGCCACGAGTGTCCTCAAGAAGGGGCTCGGCCACTACAGGGGGACGGCTCAGCTCGGGCAGACGGGGAACTTCTCGGTCGCGGGCCACCGGCGCACGTATGGCGATCCGTTCAAGGATTTTCCCGAGCTGCGGCGTGGCGACGCGGTGGTGCTGACCGACGGGACGACCTGGTTCACGTATCGGATCGACAAAGGCCCTTACAAAACGCTGCCCTCGGACATTGAGGTGATCAACCCTGTGCCACGTAAGTCCGGGTACACGCGTCCGGGGCGCTATCTCACGCTGACCACGTGCGACCCGGAATGGGGACACAGCCACCGGCTGATCGTCTGGGCTCACCTTGATTCCACGCAGCCTGTGGAGGCAGGGAAACCGGAGGCTCTGCGCCGTTAG
- the pknB gene encoding Stk1 family PASTA domain-containing Ser/Thr kinase, producing MEEPRRLGGRYELGHVLGRGGMAEVYLAHDTRLGRQVAVKTLRADLARDPSFQARFRREAQSAASLNHPAIVAVYDTGEDYIDGTSIPYIVMEYVDGSTLRELLHSGRKLLPERTLEMTIGILQALEYSHRAGIVHRDIKPANVMLTRNGQVKVMDFGIARAMGDVGMTMTQTAAVIGTAQYLSPEQAKGEQVDARSDLYSTGCLLYELLTVRPPFIGDSPVAVAYQHVREEPQPPSVFDPEITPEMDAIVLKALVKDPDYRYQSADEMRADIEACLDGQPVAATAAMGSVGYGGYPDDQPTTALRSTDAQATSMLPPMSPDDGGYGYDDRPDRRRQKKSNTSTILLVVAGVLVLIGAILIGKWAFSGKNAGNDTFKAPNFVSQTYAEAKKMAENRDLTLVRKNQACEEEPKGNVCSQDPTAGTTVKKGDTINLVVSTGAPKVVVPNVTGKTLDEATSILGADKYQFHIKTKYEESTETENLVLKQNPELGAEVQKGSTITLTVAKKKQQVTVPDVSGKTCDEATAQMTASNLVASCTEVETDDANLVGKVIQTSPSANAQADPGSTVTIQIGKAKTQVAVPTVAGGSLKDAKKAIEAAGLTVGNISGSQDDNAIVISTDPQAGTPVNPGTAINLTAAGGNGNNNGGTNIFGGTTG from the coding sequence GCGTCGCCTCGGCGGCCGGTACGAGCTGGGCCACGTGCTCGGCCGTGGTGGCATGGCGGAGGTCTACCTCGCGCATGACACCCGGCTCGGCCGTCAGGTGGCGGTGAAGACGCTGCGGGCCGACCTCGCACGCGACCCGTCGTTCCAGGCCCGCTTCCGCCGGGAGGCCCAGTCGGCCGCCTCGCTCAACCATCCCGCGATCGTCGCCGTGTACGACACGGGTGAGGACTACATCGACGGGACCTCCATCCCGTACATCGTGATGGAGTACGTCGACGGGTCCACACTGCGCGAGCTGCTGCACTCCGGGCGCAAACTGCTGCCCGAGCGCACCCTGGAGATGACCATCGGGATCCTCCAGGCCCTGGAGTACTCCCACCGCGCCGGCATCGTCCACCGCGACATCAAGCCGGCCAACGTCATGCTCACGCGCAACGGCCAGGTCAAGGTCATGGACTTCGGCATCGCCCGCGCGATGGGCGACGTCGGCATGACCATGACGCAGACGGCCGCCGTCATCGGCACGGCCCAGTACCTCTCGCCGGAGCAGGCGAAGGGCGAGCAGGTGGACGCGCGAAGCGACCTCTACTCGACCGGCTGCCTCCTGTACGAGCTCCTGACGGTCCGCCCGCCGTTCATCGGGGACTCCCCGGTCGCGGTGGCGTACCAGCACGTACGTGAGGAACCGCAGCCCCCGTCCGTCTTCGACCCCGAGATCACGCCCGAGATGGACGCGATCGTCCTGAAGGCCCTGGTCAAGGACCCGGACTACCGCTACCAGTCCGCCGACGAGATGCGCGCCGACATCGAGGCCTGCCTCGACGGCCAGCCCGTCGCGGCCACCGCGGCCATGGGCTCCGTCGGCTACGGCGGCTACCCCGACGACCAGCCGACGACCGCCCTGCGCTCCACGGACGCCCAGGCCACGTCCATGCTCCCCCCGATGAGCCCGGACGACGGCGGCTACGGCTACGACGACCGCCCCGACCGCCGCCGCCAGAAGAAGTCGAACACCTCGACGATCCTCCTGGTCGTGGCAGGCGTCCTCGTCCTCATCGGCGCGATCCTGATCGGCAAGTGGGCGTTCAGCGGCAAGAACGCGGGCAACGACACGTTCAAGGCCCCCAACTTCGTGAGCCAAACGTACGCCGAAGCCAAGAAGATGGCGGAGAACCGCGATCTGACACTCGTGCGCAAGAACCAGGCCTGCGAGGAGGAGCCCAAGGGCAACGTCTGCTCGCAGGATCCGACGGCGGGCACGACGGTGAAGAAGGGCGACACGATCAATCTGGTGGTGTCGACCGGGGCGCCGAAGGTGGTCGTTCCCAACGTCACCGGCAAGACCCTGGACGAAGCCACGTCGATCCTCGGGGCCGACAAGTACCAGTTCCATATCAAGACGAAGTACGAGGAATCCACGGAGACCGAGAACCTCGTCCTGAAGCAGAACCCGGAGCTCGGCGCGGAGGTGCAGAAGGGATCGACGATCACCCTCACCGTCGCCAAGAAGAAGCAGCAGGTCACGGTCCCCGACGTCAGCGGCAAGACCTGTGACGAGGCCACGGCACAGATGACGGCCAGCAACCTCGTCGCCTCGTGCACCGAGGTGGAGACCGACGACGCCAACCTGGTCGGCAAGGTCATCCAGACCTCCCCGTCGGCCAACGCTCAGGCCGACCCCGGCTCCACGGTCACCATCCAGATCGGCAAGGCCAAGACGCAGGTCGCCGTGCCGACTGTGGCGGGCGGCAGCCTCAAGGACGCCAAGAAGGCCATCGAGGCCGCGGGCCTGACCGTCGGCAACATCAGCGGCTCCCAGGACGACAACGCCATCGTCATCAGCACGGACCCGCAGGCCGGCACTCCGGTCAACCCGGGCACCGCGATCAACCTGACCGCAGCGGGCGGCAACGGCAACAACAACGGCGGCACCAACATCTTCGGCGGCACCACCGGCTGA
- a CDS encoding aminodeoxychorismate/anthranilate synthase component II: MSTRILVVDNYDSFVFNLVQYLYQLGAECEVLRNDEVSTAHAQDGFDGVLLSPGPGAPEQAGVCIDMVRHCAATGVPVFGVCLGMQSMQVAYGGVVDRAPELLHGKTSLVEHGGKGVFAGLPSPFTATRYHSLAAEPETVPAELEVTARTHDGIIMGLRHRELPVEGVQFHPESVLTEHGHRMLANWLLECGDKVAVARSAGLAPVVGRATA, translated from the coding sequence GTGAGCACGCGGATTCTCGTCGTCGACAACTACGACAGCTTCGTCTTCAACCTGGTCCAGTACCTGTATCAGCTGGGCGCCGAGTGCGAGGTGCTGCGCAACGACGAGGTGTCGACCGCGCATGCCCAGGACGGCTTCGACGGGGTGCTTCTGTCGCCGGGCCCGGGCGCTCCGGAGCAGGCCGGGGTCTGTATCGACATGGTCCGGCACTGTGCCGCGACCGGTGTGCCCGTCTTCGGTGTCTGCCTCGGTATGCAGTCGATGCAGGTGGCGTACGGCGGTGTCGTGGATCGCGCGCCCGAGTTGCTGCACGGCAAGACCTCGCTGGTCGAGCACGGGGGCAAGGGGGTCTTCGCGGGCCTGCCGTCTCCCTTCACCGCGACGCGCTACCACTCGCTGGCGGCCGAGCCGGAGACCGTCCCGGCCGAGCTGGAGGTCACGGCCCGTACGCACGACGGGATCATCATGGGGCTGCGGCATCGTGAACTCCCGGTCGAGGGCGTGCAGTTCCATCCGGAGTCGGTGCTGACCGAGCACGGTCACCGGATGCTGGCGAACTGGCTGCTGGAGTGCGGCGACAAGGTGGCCGTGGCGAGGTCGGCGGGGCTCGCCCCGGTGGTGGGCAGGGCCACGGCGTGA
- the crgA gene encoding cell division protein CrgA → MPKSRIRKKADYTPPPAKQATNIKLTSRGWVAPVMLAMFLIGLAWIVIFYVTDGSLPIDALDNWNIVVGFGFIAAGFGVSTQWK, encoded by the coding sequence GTGCCGAAGTCACGTATCCGCAAGAAGGCCGACTACACGCCGCCCCCGGCGAAGCAGGCGACCAACATCAAGCTGACCAGCCGCGGCTGGGTCGCACCGGTCATGCTGGCCATGTTCCTGATCGGCCTCGCCTGGATCGTCATCTTCTACGTGACGGACGGATCCCTGCCGATCGACGCCCTCGACAACTGGAACATCGTGGTCGGCTTCGGCTTCATCGCGGCGGGATTCGGCGTCTCCACGCAGTGGAAGTAG
- a CDS encoding peptidylprolyl isomerase gives MAEQLYATLKTNQGDIEIRLLPNHAPKTVRNFVELAQGEREWVNPATGAKSADKLYDGTVFHRVISGFMIQGGDPLGNGTGGPGYQFEDEFHPDLAFDKPYLLAMANAGPGTNGSQFFITVSPTAWLTRKHTIFGEVTNPASQKIVDTIAGTQTNPRTDRPVNDVVIESVVVETREG, from the coding sequence GTGGCTGAGCAGCTCTACGCCACCCTGAAGACCAACCAAGGCGACATCGAAATCCGGCTCCTGCCGAACCACGCGCCCAAGACGGTCCGGAACTTCGTCGAGCTCGCCCAGGGCGAGCGTGAGTGGGTCAACCCCGCCACAGGCGCGAAGTCCGCGGACAAGCTGTACGACGGCACGGTCTTCCACCGAGTGATCAGCGGATTCATGATCCAGGGCGGCGACCCCCTGGGCAACGGCACCGGCGGCCCCGGCTACCAGTTCGAGGACGAGTTCCACCCCGACCTCGCCTTCGACAAGCCGTACCTCCTGGCCATGGCCAACGCCGGCCCGGGCACCAACGGCTCGCAGTTCTTCATCACCGTCTCCCCGACGGCCTGGCTGACCCGCAAGCACACCATCTTCGGCGAGGTCACCAACCCGGCCAGCCAGAAGATCGTGGACACCATCGCCGGCACCCAGACCAACCCGCGCACCGACCGCCCGGTCAATGACGTCGTCATCGAATCGGTCGTCGTCGAGACCCGCGAAGGCTGA